CGTGACCTCGACCATCTGGAACGCCGAGTTCATGGAAACAGGTGTCGATCTCGAGGTCCGCTACGGCACGGACGAGTGGCCGGAGCTGGAAACCCGGCGCCTGACCCGGGAGTATCTGGTACCGGTCTGCGCACCCTCCATCGCCGACCGCCTCGGCGGAGATCCGCGCCGCCTCGCGGATGAGCGCCTGCTGCATGTCGACGGGTTCCGCAACGGCTGGGCGGAGTGGCTGCATCATGCCGGGGCAGCCGCCGAAGTCGACGCGGGCAGCGGTTCGCATTTCGATACGGCGATCCTGCCGATCCGCCTGGCATGCGAGGGGTTAGGGATCGCGCTCGGACGCTGGTCGCTGGTCGAGCGCCACATCCACGACGGGCGTCTGGTGCAGCCGTTCCACGTCCCGATGCCGGTCGATGAGGCCTTCTATGTGGCGTGGCCGGGTGAAGAGCCGCTGCGCCCGGAGGCGGTCACGGTGCGGGACTGGCTGCTGCGGATCGCGGAACGCCCCGTAGAGCAATTATGACGGAACCCCGGGGCACTGTTGCCGCCGGCACCGCGGTGGCCGACAATCATGCGCTTTCGCGACCCACCGCAACGGCAGACGCACGGCAGCGAATGTCTCCCCGCCAACAATATGAGCAGGCGCTGGCCGACGGTACGCTGGAGCACGACCCG
The DNA window shown above is from Halofilum ochraceum and carries:
- a CDS encoding LysR substrate-binding domain-containing protein translates to MPRPLPPPSWLRTFEAAARHLSFTRAAEELHVTQSAVSQQIRLLEDRLGEPLFHRLPRSIQLTEAGKAYLPVVRDAFEQLSLATEQVFGYSRTELVTIRATPGFGEFWLAPRLGDLYAHHPEVEVRVTSTIWNAEFMETGVDLEVRYGTDEWPELETRRLTREYLVPVCAPSIADRLGGDPRRLADERLLHVDGFRNGWAEWLHHAGAAAEVDAGSGSHFDTAILPIRLACEGLGIALGRWSLVERHIHDGRLVQPFHVPMPVDEAFYVAWPGEEPLRPEAVTVRDWLLRIAERPVEQL